A portion of the Bifidobacterium bifidum ATCC 29521 = JCM 1255 = DSM 20456 genome contains these proteins:
- a CDS encoding S10 family peptidase, producing the protein MSDTNTQNTQNVGNAGPVAAAPAQGKQLPEACEHTTRHSITVNGGELDYAATVGTILIDTPKVPKAASIFFTAFDLVNGEGKTDPARPVTFIFNGGPGSSTTFLLMGSIAPKRINVPDAAPVPAAPYALVDNAHTLLPVSDLVFIDAAGAGFSEILDAAKPELWSVDGDVAGFSAFIRAYLSKHHRWNSPKYVLGESYGTTRGAALAYRLQQDGVALNGLTLISNVLDYTFTSDLIDEFYVGYFPSYASVAKYHGRAASDVKLDEHLKAARAFAAGPLRLALAAGDSLDDETRHKVARRYAELTGLDERYVYDSNLRVSDPRFRKALLHDEDKIVGRYDGRVAGYDLDRMNDEETFVVDDAWLDPAYSSLCNAYLRDELGWDRVPERKGFADFDWNATEPGKGWMWWHRMPGESGWVMTQPNVLPDLAAAIAHQPTMKVLLGNGVYDLCTPFFQTEYDIDHLMLPKPLRRNVAFAYYPAGHMLYSSEASLAKFTADLTRFYASDVSGLSAIDERPAAVVPSISL; encoded by the coding sequence ATGAGCGACACGAACACCCAGAACACCCAGAACGTCGGCAACGCCGGACCCGTCGCGGCGGCACCCGCCCAGGGCAAGCAGCTGCCGGAGGCATGCGAGCACACCACCAGACACAGCATCACCGTCAATGGCGGCGAACTCGACTATGCGGCGACCGTCGGCACGATACTCATCGACACACCGAAGGTACCCAAGGCCGCGAGCATCTTCTTCACCGCGTTCGACCTCGTAAACGGCGAAGGCAAGACAGACCCGGCCCGACCGGTCACGTTCATCTTCAACGGAGGCCCGGGCTCATCCACCACGTTCCTGCTCATGGGTTCGATCGCCCCGAAGCGCATCAACGTCCCCGACGCCGCTCCGGTGCCGGCCGCCCCCTACGCGCTCGTGGACAACGCGCACACGCTGCTGCCCGTCTCCGACCTCGTGTTCATCGACGCGGCCGGCGCCGGATTCTCCGAGATCCTCGACGCGGCCAAGCCGGAACTGTGGTCGGTGGACGGCGATGTCGCCGGCTTCAGCGCGTTCATCAGGGCGTACCTGAGCAAACACCACCGCTGGAACTCGCCCAAATACGTGCTCGGCGAATCCTACGGCACCACGCGCGGCGCGGCGCTCGCATACCGGCTTCAGCAGGACGGTGTGGCGCTGAACGGACTGACGCTCATCTCCAACGTGCTCGACTACACGTTCACGTCCGACCTGATCGACGAATTCTACGTCGGATATTTCCCGTCCTATGCGTCCGTGGCGAAATATCACGGCCGAGCCGCGTCGGACGTCAAGCTCGACGAGCATCTGAAGGCCGCCCGTGCCTTCGCCGCGGGGCCGCTGCGTCTCGCCCTGGCCGCCGGGGACTCGCTTGACGACGAGACCCGGCATAAGGTCGCACGCCGATACGCCGAGCTGACCGGACTGGACGAGCGGTATGTCTACGATTCCAATCTGCGCGTGTCCGACCCGAGGTTCCGCAAGGCGCTGCTGCATGACGAAGACAAGATCGTCGGACGCTACGATGGCCGCGTCGCCGGCTACGACCTCGACCGCATGAACGACGAGGAGACGTTCGTCGTCGACGACGCCTGGCTCGACCCCGCGTATTCGAGCCTGTGCAACGCCTATCTGCGCGATGAGCTCGGCTGGGACCGCGTGCCGGAGCGCAAGGGCTTCGCCGACTTCGACTGGAACGCCACCGAGCCGGGCAAGGGCTGGATGTGGTGGCACCGGATGCCCGGCGAATCGGGCTGGGTCATGACCCAACCGAACGTGCTGCCCGATCTGGCCGCGGCCATCGCGCACCAGCCGACCATGAAGGTGCTGCTCGGCAACGGCGTCTACGACCTGTGCACGCCGTTCTTCCAGACCGAATACGACATCGATCACCTGATGCTGCCGAAGCCGCTGCGCCGCAACGTGGCCTTCGCCTACTACCCGGCCGGGCACATGCTCTACAGCAGCGAGGCGAGCCTCGCCAAGTTCACCGCCGACCTCACGCGGTTC